Part of the bacterium genome is shown below.
TGATGCAATTTCATTGTTTTTTTCAAATATCAACTCATTAAAAATATCTGGTTGATGAAATCCTCCAATTAATATCTTTGCCCATGAACAAAATTCTTGTTTATCAGAAACACATCTGTTTCTACATATATTCCCTGTCCATACACCTTCTGGATATCTACCTAACACTTCAAATGGTATCCTTACTTCTATTGACCAATAATCGTTCCCTTTATATACCTTTGCTTGCCAATCGGAAAGTTGAATAGAACTACTTGAATTCCATTTACTACCAATTGCATTTATAACGAACTGATAATATGTCTCTGCACCTTCTGGATATATAAAAATTTCTATACTATCCTCTTCCCATAAAATCCCACCATCTGAATACTTCGCTTTTATCTTGTCCATTTTTTCTTCATAACATATCACCCCTATATATAAACTATCCTCTGATATACCAATTTTCACTTCTGTTTTATAGGTAGTTGGGTTCCCTGCTCCAAGTATGTAGAAATTGTCAATCGCTTTTACTTTTTTCCAGACATCCTCATCTAATTTCCCATCTAATTTTATTTTCCCAGAAATAACAGAAACAGTATATATTTCTTTGCTAAATAAAGTAAATGGAATAAAACAGAATGTAAAGATAAATAAAAGAAAATTTTTCCCCATTTGAAATTCCTCCTTTCTTCTCTATTGCTTCCCCTTTAATTTCATTATGTAATCAATAATCTTTAGTCGTAAGGTATCCATATCTTCTATATCTCTGTTTATATCCCCTTTCTTTAATTCTTCTAAAAATTTCTGTGCTTCTTTTTTCACCATCTGACTATCCTTTG
Proteins encoded:
- a CDS encoding sugar-binding protein, whose translation is MGKNFLLFIFTFCFIPFTLFSKEIYTVSVISGKIKLDGKLDEDVWKKVKAIDNFYILGAGNPTTYKTEVKIGISEDSLYIGVICYEEKMDKIKAKYSDGGILWEEDSIEIFIYPEGAETYYQFVINAIGSKWNSSSSIQLSDWQAKVYKGNDYWSIEVRIPFEVLGRYPEGVWTGNICRNRCVSDKQEFCSWAKILIGGFHQPDIFNELIFEKNNEIASKQLRKKVGNKIKELEKYIVKGNKKTISINQKITVSDTYQILNILYKFEDKITKESEQLSEQLKRKINAIEYNKLKRAFF